Genomic segment of Bacteroides stercoris ATCC 43183:
ATCACGAAGAACTCCGATTGCGAAGGCAGCTTACTGGATTGTAACTGACGCTGATGCTCGAAAGTGTGGGTATCAAACAGGATTAGATACCCTGGTAGTCCACACAGTAAACGATGAATACTCGCTGTTGGCGATATACAGTCAGCGGCCAAGCGAAAGCATTAAGTATTCCACCTGGGGAGTACGCCGGCAACGGTGAAACTCAAAGGAATTGACGGGGGCCCGCACAAGCGGAGGAACATGTGGTTTAATTCGATGATACGCGAGGAACCTTACCCGGGCTTAAATTGCAACTGACTGAATCGGAAACGGTTCTTTCTTCGGACAGTTGTGAAGGTGCTGCATGGTTGTCGTCAGCTCGTGCCGTGAGGTGTCGGCTTAAGTGCCATAACGAGCGCAACCCTTACGGGTAGTTACCATCAGGTTATGCTGGGGACTCTACCCGGACTGCCGTCGTAAGATGTGAGGAAGGTGGGGATGACGTCAAATCAGCACGGCCCTTACGTCCGGGGCTACACACGTGTTACAATGGGGGGTACAGAAGGCAGCTACACGGCGACGTGGTGCTAATCCCGAAAGCCTCTCTCAGTTCGGATTGGAGTCTGCAACCCGACTCCATGAAGCTGGATTCGCTAGTAATCGCGCATCAGCCACGGCGCGGTGAATACGTTCCCGGGCCTTGTACACACCGCCCGTCAAGCCATGAAAGCCGGGGGTACCTGAAGTACGTAACCGCGAGGAGCGTCCTAGGGTAAAACTGGTGATTGGGGCTAAGTCGTAACAAGGTAGCCGTACCGGAAGGTGCGGCTGGAACACCTCCTTTCTGGAGCGACGCTCAGAAAAAAGACGAAAAGTAGGTTCTAAAGAGATTACCTCCATAAGAACCTCTTGTACTGCGAAGATTGTTTATTAATAATATAAAGAGAAAGTAGAAGCCGAGCCTTCGGGCTAGGGTTTGACTGACAGTCCTATAGCTCAGTTGGTTAGAGCGCTACACTGATAATGTAGAGGTCGGCAGTTCAACTCTGCCTGGGACTACGACATAGTCTTGGTGAGAGACACGGACGATTTTAATTACTAATTCTAATTACTAATTACCAATCACTGACCGTCTATTACTAACCACTATCTCGGGGGATTAGCTCAGCTGGCTAGAGCACCTGCTTTGCACGCAGGGGGTCAACGGTTCGAATCCGTTATTCTCCACTCTTGAGATTCCGTTAAATCGGAATATTCTCAAACGATCTTTGACATGATGTAACAGAAAAAAGTAAAGTTAAAGCTGAAAGTATATATCGACCATACGTTGTCGGTAAGACTAAAAGTAAGCAAGGGCGCATGGCGGATGCCTTGGCTCTCGGAGGCGATGAAGGACGTGATAAGCTGCGATAAGCTTCGGGTAGGTGCAAATAACCTTTGATCCGGAGATTTCCGAATGGGACAACCCGATTGGTTGAAGACCAATCATCCAACCAAGTTGGAGGCTAACGCAGGGAACTGAAACATCTTAGTACCTGCAGGAAAAGAAAATAAATAATGATTCCCCTAGTAGTGGCGAGCGAACGGGGACCAGCCCAAACCACCTATGTTACGGCATATGTGGGGTTGTAGGACCACGTTGTGGCAAGAAAACTGGTGAGTAGAATGTTCTGGAAAGTTCAACCATAGAGCATGATAGTTGCGTATACGAAGCCAGTCGAAGCCTAGTGGTATCCTGAGTAGCGCGGAGCACGAGGAATTCTGCGTGAATCAGCCGGGACCATCCGGTAAGGCTAAATACTCCCGAGAGACCGATAGTGAACCAGTACTGTGAAGGAAAGGTGAAAAGCACTTCGAACAGAAGAGTGAAATAGTTCCTGAAACCATGCGCCTACAAGCGGTCGGAGCTCTTACGAGTGACGGCGTGCCTTTTGCATAATGAACCTACGAGTTACTTTTTCCGGCAAGGTTAAGGGTCTTGAGACCTGCAGCCGAAGCGAAAGCGAGTCTTAACAGGGCGTTCAGTCGGAAGGAGTAGACGCGAAACCAAGTGATCTACCCTTGGGCAGGTTGAAGGATGGGTAACACCATCTGGAGGACCGAACCAATAAGCGTTGAAAAGCTTCTGGATGACCTGAGGGTGGGGGTGAAAGGCTAATCAAACTTGGAGATAGCTCGTACTCCCCGAAATGCATTTAGGTGCAGCCTTGACTTATACTGGCATGAGGTAGAGCGACTGATAAGATGCGAGGGCTTCACCGCCTATCAAGTCTTGACAAACTCCGAATGCGTGTCAGTTCTATGTCAGGAGTGAGGGCATGGGTGCTAAGGTCCATGTCCTAAAGGAGAACAATCCGGACCAACAGCTAAGGTCCCTAAATGAATACTAAGTTGAACTAACGAAGTCAGATTGCTAAGACAGCTAGGATGTTGGCTTGGAAGCAGCCATTCATTTAAAGAGTGCGTAACAGCTCACTAGTCGAGGAGTTTGGCGTGGATAATAATCGGGCATTAAGTATTCTACCGAAGCTTTGGGATGTTTAAACATCGGTAGGGGAGCATTCCACTCAGCGTTGAAGGTGAGGCGTGAGCCTTGCTGGAGCGTGTGGAAAAGCAAATGTAGGTATAAGTAACGATAAAGGGGGTGAGAAACCCCCTCGCCGAAAGACTAAGGTTTCCTGATCAACGCTAATCGGATCAGGGTTAGTCGGGTCCTAAGGCTCAGCCGAACGGCGAGGCCGATGGCAGAACCGGTTAATATTCCGGTACTACCTCAAGGAGTGACGTGGAGACGGAGCAGTGACAGTGCCGCGGACTGACGGAATAGTCCGTTAAAGGGTGTAGATGTTGATTCCTGCAGGCAAATCCGCAGGAAGAGTCGAACCTGATAGTATGGAGCGTCCTTCGGGACAATCCAATAGTGCATGTAAGCATACTCCCGAGAAAATCCGCTAAACTTAATCCTTGTGGTACCCGTACCGCAAACGGACACACGTAGTCGGGTTGAATATACTAAGGCGCTTGAGTGATTCACGGTTAAGGAACTAGGCAAACTGACCCTGTAACTTCGGGATAAAGGGTCCTCAGGGTGACTTGAGGCGCAGAGAATCGGTCCAGGCAACTGTTTAACAAAAACACAGGGCTGTGCAAAATAGAAATATGAAGTATACAGCCTGACACCTGCCCGGTGCTGGAAGGTTAAGAGGAGATGTCATCGCAAGAGAAGCATTGAATTGAAGCCCCAGTAAACGGCGGCCGTAACTATAACGGTCCTAAGGTAGCGAAATTCCTTGTCGGGTAAGTTCCGACCTGCACGAATGGTGTAATGATCTGGACGCTGTCTCAACCGTGAGCTCAGTGAAATTGTAGTATCGGTGAAGATGCCGATTACCCGCGATGGGACGAAAAGACCCCGTGAACCTTTACTATAGCTTAACATTGAATTTGGGTAATTGATGTGTAGGATAGGCCGGAGGCTTCGAAGCAGGTACGCCAGTATTTGTGGAGCCGCTGTTGAAATACGGCCCTTTGATTATTTGAGTTCTAACCCGCGGTTGCGGGGACACTGTTTGGTGGGTAGTTTGACTGGGGTGGTCGCCTCCAAAAGCGTAACGGAGGCTTCTAAAGGTGCCCTCACGACGATTGGTAACCGTCGGCAGAGTGTAATGGCATAAGGGCGCTTGACTGGGAGACTAACAAGTCGATCAGGTAGGAAACTAGAGCATAGTGATCCGGTGTTTCTGTATGGAAAGGACATCGCTCAAAGGATAAAAGGTACTCCGGGGATAACAGGCTGATCCCTCCCAAGAGCTCATATCGACGGAGGGGTTTGGCACCTCGATGTCGGCTCGTCACATCCTGGGGCTGGAGAAGGTCCCAAGGGTTGGGCTGTTCGCCCATTAAAGTGGCACGCGAGCTGGGTTCAGAACGTCGTGAGACAGTTCGGTCTCTATCTATCGTGGGCGTATGAAATTTGCGTGGCTCTGACACTAGTACGAGAGGACCGTGTTGGACTGACCTCTGGTTTACCGGTTGTGCCGCCAGGTGCATTGCCGGGTATCTAAGTCGGGATTGGATAAGTGCTGAAAGCATCTAAGTACGAAGCCAGCCACAAGATTAGATTTCTTAGGGTCGTCACAGACGATGACGTTGATAGGATGCAGGTGTACAGGCAGCGATGTCATAGCCGAGCATTACTAATTGCCCGTTCACTTTTAGTTTTGCCGTGTATGGGTGGTATATACGTTCAGTTTACCGGTTTCATTACCGGTTAGTCTTTACTTTTTACATCATGTCTGCCTTATTCAGGTGACTATAGCACTGAGGTTCCACCTCTTCCCATTCCGAACAGAGAAGTTAAGCTCAGTCACGCCGATGGTACTGCGTAACAGTGGGAGAGTAGGTAGTCGCCGTTTTTAGAGAGAGAAGCCCCTGTATCGGAAGATGCAGGGGCTTTCTTGTTTTGGGGCTATCATTCCGAACAGAGAAGTTAAGTTCATTTGTCTGCCTTGCCTTGTTTTGCTTGCTTTGCTTTTCTTTTCTTTTCTTTTCTTTGTTTTGCTTGTTTTCTTGGGGTCAGCAGATTTTTAGTGCGGATTATTCTTATACTTGTGAAGTGTTTTTTCTTTCTTAGTTTTTAGGATATTATATCGTATCGTCTAAAAGAATGCTATGCATCCGTTTATTTGCCCCTTTCATCTGTCTATTTTCCGGTTTTACTCTTTATTTCTTTTTTCCTTGTTATCTTATTGTTATCTTTACGGAACAAAACTGGTGAAAAACGATATTTTTTATGAAAATGGGTTACTTTTATTCCATTCTTCTTGTTTAATATCAAATGGTTTTTCGTAATTTTGGCGTGAATCTAATAAGGACTGAAAAAAATCATGCAATTAATATTGTAATAAATCATATAATAACTCCTGTAAAATATGGAAAACAAGATTCAAGAGCTAACCGATAAGATTTACCGTGAAGGGGTGGAAAAAGGTAATGAAGAAGCCCAAAAACTTATCGTAAAAGCTCAGGAAGAAGCCCAAAAAATAGTAGAGAATGCACAGAAAGAGGCAGACTCTATTGTGGCTGCTGCTCGTAAATCAGCCGATGAGCTGGCGGAGAATACCAAATCAGAGTTGAAACTGTTTGCCGGTCAGGCTGTGAACGCCCTGAAATCTGAAATTGCCACTTTGGTAACGGATAAAATCGTAAACGCCGATGTGAAAGCTTTTGCCGCAAACAAAGATTTCCTTAACGCTTTCATCGTAGCGCTGGCATCCAAATGGAGTGTGGACGAACCTATCGTGATTTCCACATCGGATGCGGAAGGCTTGAAAAAGTATTTCACCGCTCAGGCAAAAGAATTATTGGATAAGGGCGTGAAGATTGAGCAGGTGAATGGAAACAAGACACTCTTTTCTGTTTCACCGGCCGACGGCTCTTACAAAGTGAACTTCGGCGAAGAGGAATTTATGAACTATTTCAAAGAATTCCTGCGTCCGCAATTAGTGGAAATGCTGTTTTAATTCCCCACAGGATTATGAGTAAATACTATTACTTGGTAGCCGGTTTGCCGGAACTCACTTTAGAGGATAGCAAACTGAGCTATACGGTAGCTGATTTCAAGACGGAATTGTATCCGGCTTTGTCTGAGGATGATAAAAGGCTGATAGACTTGTTTTATCTTCAGTTCGACAATGCGAATGTCTTGAAATTATTGAAAAACAAGGACGCTGCGATTGATCCGCGGGGAAACTACTCGGCGGAAGAACTGACCGAGTATATCTCGTTGCTGAAAGAAGGCGGCGAGGTATCGGATCGCGTGTTTCCCTCTTACCTTTCTGTCTTTATCTCCGAATATGTCAACTTGTCCGCAGAAGATGGCTTCTTGCATGAAGACCGTTTGGCTGCGCTTTATTATACCTATGCCATGAAGTGCAAAAACAAGTTTGTATCTGCTTGGTTCGGTTTTAATCTTGTGATTAACAATGTGCTGGTTGCACTGACGGCGCGAAAGTTTAAAATGGACGTGGCTCCTCTGATAGTGGGAGATACGGAAGTTTGTGAGGCTTTGCGCACATCCGGGGCCAGGGACTTCGGACTGGGCGGTGAAGTAGAATGGCTGGAGCAACTGGTGAAAATCAGCGAGACGGAAGAACTGGTGGAGCGGGAGAAAAAGATAGACCGGTTGCGGTGGAACTGGATGGAAGAGACTACTTTCTTCGACTATTTCACAGTGGAACGTCTGTTTGTGTTCCTGTTACAGCTCGAAATGATAGAACGTTGGATTTCGTTGGATAAAGAAAAGGGTAGCCAACTGTTCCGCAGCATAATTGCTGCGTTGAAGGATGAAGTACGGATACCCGCAGAATTCAGATAAAATAAATTACATAATTATATGGCAACAAAAGGAACTGTTAGTGGCGTAATAGCCAATATGGTGACCCTCGTAGTTGACGGCCCCGTGGCACAGAACGAGATTTGTTATATCTCGACCGGCGGAGACCGATTGATGGCGGAGGTTATTAAAGTGGTAGGCACTCAGGTCTATGTACAGGTGTTTGAAAGCACCCGTGGACTGAAGGTGGGAGCCGAAGCTGAGTTTACCGGACACATGCTCGAAGTGACATTGGGTCCCGGTATGCTTTCTAAAAACTATGACGGTCTGCAAAACGACCTCGATAAAATGGATGGCGTTTTCCTGAAGCGCGGACAATATACGTATCCGTTGGATAAGGAAAGCAAATGGCATTTTGTGCCTTTGGCAAAGGCAGGCGACCAAGTGGAAGCCGCTGCATGGCTGGGGCAGGTGGATGAAAACTTCCAGCCGTTGAAAATCATGGTTCCTTTCGGGCAGAAAGGTGTATGTACCGTGAAGTCCATCGTAAAGGAAGGCGATTACGGTATCGAGGATACCATTGCTGTTCTGACCGACGAAGAAGGTAACGATGTAAAAGTGAATATGATTCAGAAATGGCCCGTGAAGCGAGCCATGACGAACTATAAAGAGAAGCCGCGTCCTTTCAAATTGTTGGAAACGGGTGTGCGTGTAATCGATACCGTCAATCCGATTGTGGAGGGTGGTACGGGATTTATCCCCGGCCCGTTCGGTACGGGTAAGACAGTGCTCCAGCACGCCATTTCCAAACAGGCGGAAGCCGATATCGTAATCATCGCCGCCTGCGGTGAACGCGCCAACGAGGTTGTGGAAATCTTTACGGAATTCCCCGAACTGGTCGACCCGCATACAGGCCGTAAGCTGATGGAGCGTACCATTATCATCGCCAATACGTCCAACATGCCGGTGGCAGCCCGTGAAGCATCTGTGTACACGGCCATGACCATTGCGGAATATTATCGCAGCATGGGATTGAAGGTGTTGCTGATGGCCGACTCTACTTCCCGTTGGGCACAGGCATTGCGCGAAATGTCCAACCGTATGGAAGAGTTGCCCGGTCCGGACGCGTTCCCGATGGACTTGTCTTCTATCATTTCCAACTTCTACGGCCGTGCCGGATACGTGAAGCTGAACAACGGCGAAACGGGTTCCATTACCTTCATTGGTACTGTATCGCCTGCCGGCGGTAACTTGAAAGAACCCGTAACCGAAAATACCAAGAAGGTGGCCCGCTGCTTCTACGCCCTCGAACAAGACCGTGCGGATAAGAAGCGTTATCCTGCCGTAAACCCTATCGACTCATATTCCAAATATATCGAGTATCCCGAATTCGAGGATTATATAACCAAGCGTATCAACGGCGAATGGATTGGCAAGGTAAACGAAGTCAAGACCCGTCTGCAACGCGGTAAGGAAATTGCGGAGCAAATCAACATTCTCGGCGATGACGGTGTACCCGTGGAATATCACGTAACCTTCTGGAAATCGGAACTGATTGACTTCGTTATCCTGCAACAGGATGCTTTCGACGAGATTGACGCCGTAACTCCCATGGAACGTCAGGAAGAAATCCTGAACATGGTTATCGACATCTGCCATACGGAATTTGAGTTCGACAACTTCAACGAGGTAATGGATTACTTCAAGAAAATGATTAACATCTGCAAGCAGATGAACTACTCGAAATTCAAATCGGAAGAGTATGACAATTTCTACAAACAGTTGCAGGAATTGATTGAAGAACGTAAAGCATAAATAATAAGATGGCAACAAAAGCATTTCAAAAAATATATACTAAGATTACTCAGATTACGAAAGCCACGTGCTCGCTGAAAGCCACGGGGGTAGGGTATGATGAGTTGGCAACCGTAAACGGCAAGCTGGCCCAGGTGGTGAAGATTGCCGGTGACGATGTGACTTTGCAGGTTTTCGAGGGTACTGAAGGTATCCCCACCAATGCAGAGGTGGTGTTTCTGGGCAAGGCTCCTACCATTAAAGTGAGCGACCAGCTTGCCGGACGTTTCTTCAACGCTTTCGGCGATCCTATCGACGGCGGTCCGTCCATCGAAGGTCAGGAAGTGGAAATCGGCGGTCCGTCCGTGAACCCGGTACGCCGTAAGCAACCGTCCGAACTGATTGCAACCGGTATCGCAGGTATCGACCTGAACAATACGTTGGTGTCCGGACAGAAGATTCCGTTCTTCGCGGACCCCGACCAGCCTTTCAATCAGGTGATGGCCAACGTAGCCCTGCGTGCGGAAACTGATAAGATTATCCTCGGCGGTATGGGTATGACGAACGACGACTACCTGTACTTCAAGAATGTATTCTCCAATGCCGGTGCGCTCGACCGTATCGTCAGCTTCATGAATACTACCGAGAATCCCCCCGTGGAACGTCTGCTGATTCCGGATATGGCGCTGACCGCTGCCGAATACTTTGCGGTGAACAACAATGAAAAGGTATTGGTATTGCTTACAGACATGACGTCCTATGCCGATGCGCTGGCCATCGTGTCCAACCGTATGGATCAGATTCCGTCCAAAGACTCCATGCCGGGTTCGCTTTATTCGGATTTGGCGAAGATTTACGAGAAGGCGGTGCAGTTCCCCAGCGGCGGTTCTATTACGATTATCGCCGTGACTACCTTGTCCGGCGGCGATATTACGCATGCTGTGCCCGATAATACGGGGTATATCACCGAGGGGCAGTTGTTCCTTCGCCGTGACAGTGACATCGGTAAGGTTATCGTCGACCCGTTCCGTTCATTGTCTCGTCTGAAACAGCTCGTTACCGGTAAGAAGACCCGTAAGGACCATCCGCAGGTGATGAATGCCGCCGTACGTCTGTATGCCGATGCCGCCAATGCCAAGACGAAGCTGGAGAACGGTTTCGACCTGACGAACTACGACGAGCGTACGCTTGCCTTTGCCAAGGACTACTCCAACCAGTTGCTGGCTATCGACGTAAACCTCGACACCACGGAGATGCTCGACGTAGCCTGGAGCTTGTTCGGCAAGTATTTCCGTCCGGAAGAGGTGAACATCAAGAAAGAACTTGTGGACGAATTCTGGCCCAAAACAGAAAACTAATCACTTATAATTAACCATTAATCACTAACGAAGTGGCTATTAAGTTTCAATATAATAAAACGTCGCTCCAGCAGTTGGAAAAGCAACTGAAAGTACGTGTGCGCACGCTCCCCATCATTAAGAACAAGGAGAGCGCCCTGCGTATGGAAGTGAAGCGCTGCAAGGCCGATGCTGCCGCGCTGGACGCGAGGTTGGAAAAGGAAATCCAAGCTTATGAAGCCATGTTCGCCCTTTGGAATGAGTTTGATGCCTCATTGATAAAGGTCAGCGATGTTCATCTTGGTGTGAAGAAGATTGCCGGCGTAAGAGTGCCGTTGCTCGAGAATGTAGATTTCGAGATACGCCCTTACAGCTTGTTCAATGCGCCCAAATGGTATGCAGACGGGTTGCATCTGCTCAAGGAACTGGCACACACGGCCAT
This window contains:
- a CDS encoding V-type ATP synthase subunit D, whose amino-acid sequence is MAIKFQYNKTSLQQLEKQLKVRVRTLPIIKNKESALRMEVKRCKADAAALDARLEKEIQAYEAMFALWNEFDASLIKVSDVHLGVKKIAGVRVPLLENVDFEIRPYSLFNAPKWYADGLHLLKELAHTAIEREFTVAKLNLLEHARKKTTQKVNLFEKVQIPGYQDALRKIKRFMEDEENLSKSSQKIMKSHQEKRKEAEA
- a CDS encoding V-type ATP synthase subunit A, producing MATKGTVSGVIANMVTLVVDGPVAQNEICYISTGGDRLMAEVIKVVGTQVYVQVFESTRGLKVGAEAEFTGHMLEVTLGPGMLSKNYDGLQNDLDKMDGVFLKRGQYTYPLDKESKWHFVPLAKAGDQVEAAAWLGQVDENFQPLKIMVPFGQKGVCTVKSIVKEGDYGIEDTIAVLTDEEGNDVKVNMIQKWPVKRAMTNYKEKPRPFKLLETGVRVIDTVNPIVEGGTGFIPGPFGTGKTVLQHAISKQAEADIVIIAACGERANEVVEIFTEFPELVDPHTGRKLMERTIIIANTSNMPVAAREASVYTAMTIAEYYRSMGLKVLLMADSTSRWAQALREMSNRMEELPGPDAFPMDLSSIISNFYGRAGYVKLNNGETGSITFIGTVSPAGGNLKEPVTENTKKVARCFYALEQDRADKKRYPAVNPIDSYSKYIEYPEFEDYITKRINGEWIGKVNEVKTRLQRGKEIAEQINILGDDGVPVEYHVTFWKSELIDFVILQQDAFDEIDAVTPMERQEEILNMVIDICHTEFEFDNFNEVMDYFKKMINICKQMNYSKFKSEEYDNFYKQLQELIEERKA
- a CDS encoding DUF2764 domain-containing protein produces the protein MSKYYYLVAGLPELTLEDSKLSYTVADFKTELYPALSEDDKRLIDLFYLQFDNANVLKLLKNKDAAIDPRGNYSAEELTEYISLLKEGGEVSDRVFPSYLSVFISEYVNLSAEDGFLHEDRLAALYYTYAMKCKNKFVSAWFGFNLVINNVLVALTARKFKMDVAPLIVGDTEVCEALRTSGARDFGLGGEVEWLEQLVKISETEELVEREKKIDRLRWNWMEETTFFDYFTVERLFVFLLQLEMIERWISLDKEKGSQLFRSIIAALKDEVRIPAEFR
- a CDS encoding V-type ATP synthase subunit B; the protein is MATKAFQKIYTKITQITKATCSLKATGVGYDELATVNGKLAQVVKIAGDDVTLQVFEGTEGIPTNAEVVFLGKAPTIKVSDQLAGRFFNAFGDPIDGGPSIEGQEVEIGGPSVNPVRRKQPSELIATGIAGIDLNNTLVSGQKIPFFADPDQPFNQVMANVALRAETDKIILGGMGMTNDDYLYFKNVFSNAGALDRIVSFMNTTENPPVERLLIPDMALTAAEYFAVNNNEKVLVLLTDMTSYADALAIVSNRMDQIPSKDSMPGSLYSDLAKIYEKAVQFPSGGSITIIAVTTLSGGDITHAVPDNTGYITEGQLFLRRDSDIGKVIVDPFRSLSRLKQLVTGKKTRKDHPQVMNAAVRLYADAANAKTKLENGFDLTNYDERTLAFAKDYSNQLLAIDVNLDTTEMLDVAWSLFGKYFRPEEVNIKKELVDEFWPKTEN